In Montipora capricornis isolate CH-2021 chromosome 4, ASM3666992v2, whole genome shotgun sequence, a single genomic region encodes these proteins:
- the LOC138046681 gene encoding uncharacterized protein, with translation MLRSSTALRTIIVYRPPPSRSNNCTVTMFFNEFPLLLENLATTAGPILLAGDFNFHVDNNQDCTATRFTQLLDAFNLKQNILLPTHKSGSTLDLIITRADENIASKFIVVDPALSDHYMVGCTLSLTKVPFEKKKMGYRRLKSINFDDFRHDVSASLKLLLDENTNLNDNVDHYSKNAKISIISEDLDQMKATTTNDYSETSQTDCQSQLFNFQLVSCEELASLIKGSSLKSCQLDPVPALVLRQCYDILLPVITRTVNLSLQHGQFPDALKMALIIPLLKKSTADREILSNYRPISSLLFISKCCEKVVALQLNQHLHDNCLHEVFQSAYKPCHSTESALIRVHNDILAEIDNDNCVMLLFLDLSAAFDTVNHRVLL, from the coding sequence ATGCTGCGTTCCTCTACTGCTTTACGAACTATTATTGTTTATCGACCTCCTCCATCTAGAAGTAATAACTGCACTGTGaccatgtttttcaatgaaTTCCCTCTGTTACTGGAAAATCTAGCTACTACTGCTGGTCCAATTCTGCTTGCTGGTGATTTCAACTTCCACGTAGATAATAATCAAGATTGCACTGCTACCAGATTTACTCAACTGCTGGATGCTTTCAACTTGAAACAGAACATTTTATTGCCTACTCATAAAAGTGGTTCGACCCTAGACCTTATTATCACCAGAGCTGATGAGAATATTGCATCAAAATTTATTGTAGTTGATCCTGCTTTATCTGATCATTACATGGTGGGTTGTACGTTATCACTTACGAAGGTACCTTTCGAGAAAAAGAAGATGGGCTATCGTAGACTAAAATCTATCAACTTTGACGATTTCCGTCATGATGTTTCTGCCTCCTTGAAACTCCTACTAGATGAAAATACCAACTTGAATGACAACGTTGATCACTATAGTAAAAATGCTAAAATCTCGATCATATCTGAAGATCTTGATCAGATGAAAGCAACCACCACGAATGATTATTCTGAGACCAGTCAGACTGATTGTCAGTCGCAGTTATTCAATTTCCAATTAGTTAGCTGTGAAGAATTAGCTAGCCTCATTAAAGGTTCATCACTTAAATCGTGTCAACTTGATCCAGTTCCAGCTTTGGTTTTGCGACAGTGCTATGATATTCTTCTTCCAGTCATAACAAGGACTGTTAATCTGTCTCTACAGCATGGACAATTTCCTGATGCTTTAAAGATGGCATTGATTATACCGTTATTGAAGAAATCTACTGCTGATCGCGAAATACTCTCCAACTATAGGCCCATATCAAGTCTACTATTTATATCAAAGTGCTGCGAAAAAGTTGTTGCTCTTCAGTTAAATCAACATCTACATGACAACTGTCTACATGAAGTCTTTCAGTCAGCCTATAAACCGTGCCATAGTACTGAATCGGCCCTAATCAGGGTACACAACGATATTCTCGCTGAAATTGACAATGATAATTGTGTTATGCTGCTTTTCTTAGATCTTTCTGCAGCGTTTGATACGGTGAACCATCGCGTTTTATTGTGA
- the LOC138046682 gene encoding uncharacterized protein, with translation MAAARVFLLLLVLLNFNTDFHHFHGSRYHEWLSNATEYPYIDNKAIIITDTACLLSFNINALHYHLRHLVHRPRRKPYLATRTAYYSATAATFQLNRLALCGDINPNPGPCLNSNYKQHVSTSRSRSTPRSRDINNLTKVTSNPAYSPKTLSRLPLSLCLINVRSIKSKSAGFLELVNHYNADLFALTETWLTADDTSAKLEIIPSGYKLMNHPRIGRRGGGVALLHKDSISVATIKHSDNNSLSSSFEFSELLVKFDSFVVRLVIVYRPPSTKSFVSDFTSYLESIILSTQPILIVGDFNLHVDVEGDADAGDFLDILESMGLEQHVTGPTHNLGHTLDLIITRQSDSIIKNNPTIGQFFSDHAAILCDLNSIKPEASVKTVTYRNFKSVNIESCKSDLANSALCNENIVSLSLDDLVSCYNSTLSSLIESHAPLKSKTVVNRPRVPWFNDSIKAAIRERRKAERKWRATKDPTHYSVLKQKKNHATLLMNQARCTYYNEFIKKNSADQGRLFKAANSLSSESKKLSLPGGSNAEAVANNIGRFFIDKVTSIHSKLGNAVNSRMSTQDMDNSLAYNSFTPALNRCQWMMYGTLSCYLLKSHVH, from the coding sequence ATGGCGGCCGCACGTGTCTTTCTCCTTCTGCTGGTTTTACTCAATTTTAATACTGATTTTCACCATTTTCATGGCTCTCGCTACCACGAATGGCTCAGCAATGCTACTGAGTATCCATATATCGACAATAAAGCAATTATAATTACAGATACAGCTTGCTTACTCAGCTTCAATATAAATGCATTGCATTATCATCTCCGCCATCTTGTTCATCGACCAAGAAGGAAGCCATACCTGGCCACAAGAACTGCCTATTATTCTGCCACCGCAGCTACGTTTCAACTAAATCGACTGGCTTTATGCGGAGATATTAATCCTAATCCTGGACCTTGCTTAAATAGCAATTACAAGCAGCATGTGAGTACTTCACGGTCTCGATCAACTCCTCGATCAAGAGATATTAACAATCTTACGAAAGTAACATCCAACCCAGCTTACTCTCCGAAAACGTTATCACGACTGCCGCTTTCGTTGTGCTTGATCAATGTTcgttccatcaaatcaaaatCTGCCGGCTTTCTGGAATTAGTGAATCACTACAACGCTGATTTGTTCGCCCTTACCGAAACTTGGTTGACGGCCGACGACACTTCTGCAAAGCTAGAGATTATTCCTTCTGGCTACAAGCTTATGAATCATCCTCGAATCGGACGCAGAGGCGGTGGCGTCGCCTTACTTCATAAGGATTCTATTTCAGTGGCTACGATTAAACATAGCGATAATAATTCCTTATCTTCATCATTTGAATTCTCTGAGCTTTTAGTAAAGTTTGACTCATTCGTTGTGCGACTTGTGATTGTTTACCGTCCGCCCTCTACCAAATCCTTTGTTAGCGACTTCACGTCGTATTTAGAATCAATTATTTTATCTACGCAACCAATCCTGATCGTCGGCGACTTTAATCTTCACGTTGATGTAGAAGGCGATGCAGATGCTGGCGATTTTCTGGATATTTTGGAATCCATGGGTTTAGAACAACATGTAACTGGACCTACTCACAACCTTGGTCATACCTTGGATCTGATAATCACTCGTCAATCTGACTCGATCATAAAGAACAACCCCACAATCGGTCAATTTTTCTCTGATCATGCGGCTATTCTTTGTGATCTTAATTCCATAAAGCCTGAAGCAAGTGTTAAAACTGTCACCTACAGGAACTTTAAGTCAGTTAATATCGAATCTTGTAAAAGTGATCTTGCTAATTCAGCACTGTGTAATGAAAACATTGTCAGCTTAAGTCTGGATGATCTTGTTAGCTGCTATAATTCAACCCTTTCATCGCTCATCGAATCTCACGCTCCTTTGAAGAGTAAAACTGTGGTTAACAGGCCTCGTGTGCCTTGGTTTAATGATTCGATCAAGGCCGCTATCAGAGAAAGGAGAAAAGCGGAGCGGAAATGGAGAGCTACAAAGGATCCAACGCATTATTCTGTacttaaacagaaaaagaacCATGCAACACTGCTAATGAACCAGGCGCGTTGTACATACTACAATGAGTTCATCAAGAAAAACAGCGCTGACCAGGGCAGGTTGTTTAAAGCCGCTAACTCATTATCATCAGAATCTAAGAAATTATCCTTGCCCGGGGGATCTAACGCTGAGGCGGTTGCAAACAACATTGGCAGGTTCTTTATTGACAAAGTGACAAGTATTCACTCTAAACTAGGAAACGCTGTGAATTCTAGGATGTCAACACAAGACATGGATAACAGTCTTGCTTATAATTCATTTACCCCAGCTTTAAATCGCTGTCAGTGGATGATGTACGGCACATTATCATGCTATCTTCTAAAAAGTCATGTTCACTAG